A section of the Procambarus clarkii isolate CNS0578487 chromosome 38, FALCON_Pclarkii_2.0, whole genome shotgun sequence genome encodes:
- the LOC138372170 gene encoding uncharacterized protein, producing the protein MVLCGEEKRIEGALAAEGIRLAVEGIRLGAEGIRLAAEGIRLAAEGIRLAAEGIRLAAEGIRLAAEGIRLGAEGIRLGAEGIRLAAEGIRLGAEGIRLAAEGIRLAAEGIRLAAEGIRLAAEGIRLAAEGIRLAAEGIRLAAEGIRLAAEGIRLAAEGIRLAAEGIGLAAEGMRLAAEGIRLAAEGIRLAAEGIRLGANGIGLAAEGIRLGAEGIRLGANGIGLEPQ; encoded by the coding sequence ATGGTATTGTGCGGGGAGGAGAAGAGGATAGAGGGAGCGCTAGCAGCCGAGGGGATAAGGTTAGCAGTCGAGGGGATAAGGCTAGGAGCCGAGGGGATAAGGCTAGCAGCCGAGGGAATAAGGCTAGCAGCCGAGGGAATAAGGCTAGCAGCCGAGGGAATAAGGCTAGCAGCCGAGGGAATAAGGCTAGCAGCCGAGGGAATAAGGCTAGGAGCCGAGGGGATAAGGCTAGGAGCCGAGGGAATAAGGCTAGCAGCCGAGGGAATAAGGCTAGGAGCCGAGGGAATAAGGCTAGCAGCCGAGGGAATAAGGCTAGCAGCCGAGGGGATAAGGCTAGCAGCCGAGGGAATAAGGCTAGCAGCCGAGGGGATAAGGCTAGCAGCCGAGGGGATAAGGCTAGCAGCCGAGGGGATAAGGCTAGCAGCCGAGGGGATAAGGCTAGCAGCCGAGGGGATAAGGCTAGCAGCCGAGGGAATAAGGCTAGCAGCCGAGGGGATAGGGCTAGCAGCCGAGGGAATGAGGCTAGCAGCCGAGGGAATAAGGCTAGCAGCCGAGGGAATAAGGCTAGCAGCCGAGGGAATAAGGCTAGGAGCCAATGGGATAGGGCTAGCAGCCGAGGGAATAAGGCTAGGCGCCGAGGGGATAAGGCTAGGAGCCAATGGGATAGGGCTAGAACCACAGTAG